Proteins encoded in a region of the Mycobacterium branderi genome:
- a CDS encoding acyl-CoA dehydrogenase family protein — translation MLNAFEEAELRASVHGIVAGFGNDYFTHCSETLQHPTELWDALAAGGFVGVNLPEEYGGGGMGLSAMNMVAEEAAAAGCPQIMLMISPGIVGSLLARHATDEQKRAWLAPMAAGTLKIAFAITEPDAGSNSHQLATTARRDGDKYYISGQKTFITAADQADALLVVTRTGTDARGRAQLSLFLVDRDTPGIDMHRIPMTFEITDKSFTVFFDNVAVPADRLVGGEGNGLRVAFDGMNPERVIIAAICNGVSRYALDKAVTYARERRVWQVPIGAHQGVAHPLAEAKIALESARLMTRHAAESYDAGTDAGEASNMAKFLAADAAIRCVDAAIEVHGGSGFTREVALSNMYEFVRLFKTVPITREMILNHIAQHSLGLPKSY, via the coding sequence ATGCTCAACGCCTTCGAAGAAGCCGAGTTACGCGCGTCGGTGCACGGCATCGTCGCCGGCTTCGGCAACGACTACTTCACCCACTGCAGCGAGACTCTGCAGCATCCCACCGAGCTGTGGGACGCGCTGGCCGCCGGCGGATTCGTCGGCGTGAACCTGCCCGAAGAATACGGCGGCGGCGGAATGGGGCTGTCCGCCATGAACATGGTCGCCGAGGAAGCTGCCGCCGCGGGCTGTCCGCAGATCATGCTGATGATCTCGCCGGGCATCGTCGGCAGTCTCCTGGCGCGGCACGCCACCGACGAGCAGAAGCGAGCGTGGCTGGCGCCGATGGCCGCCGGAACGCTGAAGATCGCGTTCGCAATCACCGAACCCGACGCGGGCTCCAACTCGCATCAGCTCGCCACCACCGCGCGCCGCGACGGCGACAAGTACTACATCAGCGGACAGAAGACCTTCATCACCGCCGCCGACCAGGCCGACGCCCTGCTGGTCGTCACCCGCACCGGCACCGATGCGCGTGGTCGTGCGCAGCTGTCGCTGTTCCTGGTCGACCGCGATACGCCCGGCATCGACATGCACCGCATCCCAATGACTTTCGAGATCACCGACAAGTCGTTCACGGTGTTCTTCGACAACGTGGCGGTCCCGGCGGACCGGCTCGTCGGCGGCGAAGGCAACGGGCTGCGCGTCGCGTTCGACGGCATGAACCCCGAACGGGTGATCATCGCGGCGATCTGCAACGGCGTCAGCCGCTACGCGCTGGACAAGGCGGTCACCTACGCCCGCGAGCGGCGGGTGTGGCAGGTGCCGATCGGCGCGCATCAGGGCGTGGCACATCCGTTGGCCGAAGCCAAGATTGCGCTGGAGTCGGCCCGGCTGATGACCCGGCACGCCGCCGAGAGCTACGACGCCGGAACCGACGCTGGGGAGGCCAGCAACATGGCCAAATTCCTGGCCGCCGACGCGGCGATCCGCTGCGTCGACGCGGCCATCGAGGTGCACGGCGGCAGCGGGTTCACCCGCGAGGTCGCGTTGTCCAACATGTACGAGTTCGTCCGCCTGTTCAAGACCGTGCCGATCACCCGCGAGATGATCCTCAACCACATCGCCCAGCACAGCCTCGGGTTGCCGAAGTCGTATTGA